The following is a genomic window from Longimicrobium sp..
GAGCCGCTCGTCCTGCGCGACCTCGCGCATGAAGCGCACGCAGCGGGTGCACATCACGCAGCGGTCCGCGTTGAAGAGCACGTCGCCGCCGAAGTCGTCGCGCCCCTGCACGCGCTTCGGCTCCTTGAGGCGGCCCATGGCACGCCCCTCGGCGGCGGTGTAGTCCTGCAGCTTGCACTCTCCCGACTGATCGCACACCGGGCAGTCCAGCGGGTGGTTGACCAGGTAGAACTCCAGCACGCCCTTGCGGGCTTCCAGCGCCTTCTCGCTCTGGGTGTGGATGACGTTGCCGTCGGCCACCGTCGCGGTGCAGCTGGGCTGCAGCTTGGGCGCCTTCTCCACCTCCACCAGGCACATGCGGCACTGGGCCGGGGCGCTGAGCCCCGGGTGGTAGCAGTAGTGCGGAACGTCGATCCCCGCGCGTGCGGCGGCGTCGATGATGCGGGTCCCCTTGGGAACCTCGAGCTCCATTCCGTCGATGGTGCAGCGCACCGTCTCCGGGTTCGCCTTCGGCGTGGCGTCAGCCATGGCCGCGTCTTCCTTTCCTCAGAGGGCGATGGCCGAGGCGACCGGCACCCCGGCGCCCGCGTGCATCATCTTCAGGTAGTCGCCCCGGAACTTCTCGATCGACGACACGATGGGCGCCGCGGCGGCGTCCGAGAGCACGCAGATCGTCTTCCCGCTCATGTTGTCCGAGATGGAGATCAGCGTGTCCAGGTCTTCCTGCGTGCCGCGCCCGTTCTCGATGCGGCGGAGGATCTTGGCGGCCCACGCGGTCCCCTCGCGGCAGGGCGTGCACTGCCCGCAGCTCTCGTGGGCGTAGAAGTCCACCATCCGCCGCACCTGCTTCACGATGTTGGTGGTGTCGTCCATGATGATCACGGAGCCGCACCCCAGCATCGTCCCCGCGGCGGCCATCGCCTCGTAGTCCATCCCGATGTCCAGCTCGTCCGCCGTCAGCATGGGGACGGAGGAGCCGCCGGGGATCACCGACTTGATGGGCCGCCCGCTCGCCGTGCCGCCGCACACGTCGTAGATGAACTCGCGGAAGTTGAAGCCCAGCGGCACCTCGTAGTTGCCGGGGCGCTTCACGTGGCCGCTCACGCAGAACAGCTTGGTGCCCGTGCTCTTCTCGGTGCCCCACTGCTTGTACCACTCGGCGCCGTTCTGCACGATGTGCGCGGCGGCGATCAGCGTCTCCACGTTGTTGATGGCGGACGGCTTCCCGAACGCCCCCGAGATCGCGGGGAAGGGCGGCTTGATGCGCGGCTCGCCGCGGCGCCCCTCCAGCGAGTTCATCAGCCCCGTCTCTTCGCCGCAGATGTACGCGCCCGCGCCGATGTGCAGGGTGATGTCCAGGTCGATCCCGCTTCCCATCACGTTCTTGCCGGCGTATCCGGCCGCGTACGCCTCCTCGATGGCGCGCGCCAGGATCTGCGCGGGCTCAAAGAACTCGCCGCGGATGTAGATGTACGCGTGCTCCGCGCGGATGGCGTAGGCGCCGATCAGGCACCCTTCCACGAGCGCGTGCGGCGTCCAGCGGATCAGCTCGCGGTCCTTGAAGGTACCGGGCTCGCTCTCGTCCGCGTTGCAGAGGAGGTAGTGGGGCTTGTCCGACTTCTGCGGCATGAAGCTCCACTTCACGCCCGTCGGGAAGCCCGCGCCGCCGCGCCCGCGCAGCCCGCTGGCCTTTACCTCGTTGACGATCTCGGCCGGCGTCATCCCCAGCGCCTTGCGGAGCGGAGCGTAGCCGCCGCGGGCCTCCCACCCCTTCAGCGTCCGCGCTTCCGGATCGCCGAAGTACTTGGAGAGGACGAGCACCTCACTGGGGTGCCGGTATGGATATGCCATCGTTCAGCTCCGGGGCTGATTCAGGACTAAAGTGCTAAGTGCTAAGTGCTAAGTGCCAAGTGCCAAGTGCTGTTCAGGACTTAGCACTCAGGACTTAGGACTTCCGTTACTTCAGCGACTCCAACACCGCCGGCACTTCCTCCGGGCGGATGTTCTCGTAGAAGCGCTCGTTGATCTGCACGACGGTCGGGAAGCCGCAGGCGCCCAGGCACTCGGCCTCGATCACCGTGAAGCGGCCGTCCTCGCTCACCATCCCCATCTCGGTGTTGGTGTGCTCCAGAAACGCTTCGAGGACCGCGTCGCCGCCGCAGAGGTTGCACGAGATGTTGGTGCACACCTGGACGAGGTACTTACCGACCGGGCCCAGGTTGTACATCGTGTAGAACGACGCCACGCCGCGCACGTACGCCGGCGGAAGCTCCAGCCGCGCCGCCACCTCGTCCATCGACTCGGGCGACAGGTGGCCGCGGAGCTCGTGGGCCAGGTGCAGCGCGGGAAGGAGCGCCGCCTGACGGTCGGGGTAGCGCGAGAGCACCTTCTGGAGGCGCTCCTCGTACGGGCCGGCGAAGATGGGGCCCTCCGGCTGCTTGGGCGGCACCTGGTACGGCATGGTGCCCGCGACCGAGGCGTGCCCGCCGTCCTCGGGGCGGATCCCGACGTAGCTGATGCCGCGCACGTCGTCCGCGGTGAGCGCCGGGAACTCGCCCGTGTCGCCCGCGAAGCCCGGGTTCTGCAGGGCGGCCGGCCACGACGAGGGGGGAGAGTCCAGCTTTCCTCCATGCTGCGTCATCGGTCGATCTCTCCCAGCACGATGTCCAGCGACGCGTTCACCGCGATCACGTCGGAAAGCAGCGCCCCCTCGATCATGTGCGGGAGCGCCGCGATGTTGATGAACGACGGGCCGCGCACGCGCCACCGCACCGGCTTGCTGCCGCCGTCGGAGACCACGTACATCCCCAGCTCGCCCTTGGACGACTCCACCGAGAACCACGACTCGCCCACGGGCGCGCGTACCCCCTCCATCACCAGCTTGAAGTGGTGGATCATGGACTCCATGTCGTTCATCGCCGCCGTCTTGGGGGGCAGGATGACGCGGGGGTCGTCCACGTTGATGGGGCCGCCGGGAAGGCGCCGGATGAACTGGCGGAGGAGGAGCACCGACTGCCTCATCTCCTCCATGCGGCACAGGTAGCGGTCGTAGATGTCGCCGTGCTCGCCCACCGGCACGTCGAAGTCGTACGAGTCCATGTCGTAGTACGGGCGGTCCTTGCGCACGTCGTACGGCACCCCCGATGCGCGCAGGTTGGGGCCGCTCAGCCCCCAGTTCACCGCGTCCGCCGCCGAGATGGAGCCCACACCCTGCGTTCGGCCGATCCAGATCCCGTTGTTGGTCAGCAGGGTGTCCACCTCGTCCAGCACGGGGAGGAATCCTTCGATCCACTTGTCGAGCTGGTCGATCCACCCCGCCGGCAGGTCCGCCATCATCCCCCCGATGCGGGTGGACGACGTGGTGATGCGCGCGCCGGTGAACGCCTCGTGCAGGTCGTAGATCAGCTCGCGCTGCTGGAAGGTGTACAGGAAGACGGTGAAGGCGCCCAGGTCGATGGCCGTCGTCCCCAGCCAGAGCAGGTGGCTGAAGATGCGGTCCAGCTCCATGCAGATGAGGCGCACCACCTTGCACCGCTCCGTTACCTCCACGCCCATCAGCTTCTCCACCGCCATGGCGTAGGCGCAGTTGTAGATCAGCGGCGCCAGGTAGTCCATGCGGTCGGTGAGCGGAACCACCTGGTTCCAGTCCCGGTACTCGCCCAGCTTCTCGAACGACGAGTGCAGGTAGCCGATGTGCGGGATGCAGCGGACGACCGTCTCGCCGTCCAGCTCCAGCACCAGGCGCAGCACGCCGTGCGTGGCGGGGTGCTGCGGCCCAATGTTGATGAGCATGTGCTCGCCCGCGATGTCCTCCTGCACGCGCGCCTCTTCGCCCACGAAGGGGACGATGGGGGCGTGCACCAGGGAGCCCCCCGAGGAGAGCTCGGGGTTGCGGGCGACGTTGTAGACGACTCTGCGCAGCTTGCTCGACATCAGCCTCCTCCTCCCATGCCGCCGAACTGCTGCTGCCCGGAGTTCGTCTCCGACTTGCCGAACGGGTCGGGGACGCTCTGGCCCAGCACGTGTGCGATCTCCAGCTCGCGCGGCGAGTAGTGGTCCTCGGTGCGCAGGTTGAGGGCGCGCCGCGTCTGCTCGGCGCGGCTGAAGCGGCCGCGGAGCGGGAAGTCCTTACGCAGCGGGTGCCCCTCGGCGTAGTTGTACGGCATCAGGATGCGGCGCAGGTCCGGGTGCCCCGTGAAGACGACGCCGAACATGTCGTACACCTCGCGCTCCAGCCAGTCGGCCGCACGCCACAGGTAGTACACGGACTGGATCTCAAGCCCGTCCAGCGGCAGCTCGGCCTTGACGCGCAGGTTCAGCTTGTTCTCGATGGACCAGAGCTGGTACACCACCTGGATCATCCGCCCGCCGCCGTAGTCCACCGCGGTGAGGTCCTGGAGGAAGTCGTACCGGTGCCCCGGCTCGTCGCGCAGGAACTGGAGGATCTCGACGTTGCGGTCCGGCAGTACGTAGACGATGTGCTCGTCGCCGCTCACCAGCTCGTGGCGCAGCACCGCGTCGCCGAAGCGCTCGCGGAGCGCCTCCACCGACGGGTGCGGCGGCAGCCCGCCCGCCTGCGGCGGCGCGCCTGCATCGCCCGCGTCCGAGGGCCGCGGCCCGGCGTCGAGATCGTCGAGGCCTTTTTTGAATGCGTCGTTCTGGGTCATAGTCCTGAAGTCCTAAGTCCTGAGTCCTAAGTCCTGTAGCGCGAAGTTCAGCACTCAGGACTTAGGACTTAGCACTCGCAGTTATGGCCTTCGATCCTGCACCCGCACCACCGCCCCCGTCGACATCAGGCCGCCGGGGCGGTTCTGGTTCGTCGAGTTGCCGAACTGCACGGTGATGTTGTTGATCACCTCGTCCGGCAGGTAGCTGGCGCCCTCGGGAAGCTGGTCCACCGCGTTCCATTCGTCCTGCGCCGTGGGCGACGAGCGGCGAATCTTCTCCTGGATCATCAGGATCCCGTACATCAGCCCCTCGGGCCGCGGCGGGCAGCCGGGGACGTACACGTCCACGGGGATGATGGTGTCGATCCCCTGCACCATGCTGTACACGTCGAAGACGCCGCCCGTGGACGCGCAGGCGCCCATGGAGATCGCCCACTTGGGGCTCGGCATCTGCTCCCAGATCTTGCGCAGCACCGGCGCCATCTTGTACGACACGCGTCCCGCGCAGATCAGCAGGTCCGCCTGCCGGGGGGAGAAGCTCATGCGCTCCATCCCGAAGCGGGCCAGGTCGTAGCGCGTGGCGGCCGTGGCCATCATCTCGATGGCGCAGCACGCCGTGCCGAACGGCATCGGCCAGATGGAGTTCTCGCGCGCCCAGTTCACCACCGTGTCCAGCTTGGTGGTGAGGAACGACGGCGAGCCGGAAAAGATGCCGCCCTCGGGGGCGGGCATGACCGCGTCGGCCGGCTTGGTGATCGGCTGCGGATTGGTGTTCTCGTTCAGTCCCATTCCAGCGCTCCCTTCTTCCACTCGTAAACGAGCCCCACCGTCAGGATGAAGATGAAGATCATCGCCGAGGCGAAGCCCCCCCACCCCAGCGGCCGCAGCGACACGGCCCAGGGGAGGAGAAACACGGTTTCCACGTCGAACACGATGAACAGGATCGCCACCATGTAGAACTTCACCGAAAAGCGCTCGCGCGTGCCACCCAGCGGGTCCATCCCGCTCTCGTACGGGGCGGACTTCACCTTGGTCTTCCCCCCGGGGCTGAGCACCGTGGAGAGCACCACCATGAAGATCGCGTTGGCCACCGAGATGGCCAGCATGATCAGCGCGGGAAGGTACGAGCGAAGCATGTCGGCGTACGCCCTGTGAGGCGGTAGTTTGTGAAATCCTTCACTTGTGTGGAGCCGGGCCAATGTACGACTTGCCCGGCCCCCGGTCAAGCGAAGAACGGGGCCTTTTCCCCCTTGCCGCGCGGGGGGGCGGGTGCCTAGCTTGGCGCCCCTGTCCCGGTGCCCCCGATACCCCGGTTTTCGGATGTCGTTCGGGGTTGCCGCGCCACGTGCAACTTCCGCTCCCTCACCTGATTCACAAGCCTCCCGATGAGCCTCAAGTCCGATCGCTGGATCCGGCAGATGGCGCGCGAGCACGCGATGATCGCACCCTTTGAGGACGCGCAGGTGAGGAAGGGGACGATCTCGTACGGCGTGTCGTCGTACGGCTACGACATGCGGGTGGCGCGCGAGTTCAAGATCTTCACCAACGTCAACAACGCCATCGTCGACCCCAAGAACTTCGACGACGCCTCGTTCGTGAACTTCGAGGGCGACGTGTGCATCGTCCCCCCCAACTCGTTCGCGCTGGCGAGGTCGGTGGAGTACTTCCGCATCCCGCGCAACGTGCTCACACTTTGCGTCGGAAAAAGCACTTATGCCAGATGTGGCATAATCACGAACGTAACTCCTTTCGAGCCAGAGTGGGAAGGGTTCGTGACGCTGGAGATCTCCAACACGACCCCGCTCCCGGCACGCATCTACGCCAACGAGGGGATCGCGCAGGTGCTCTTTTTCGAGTCCGACGAGCCGTGCGAGGTCAGCTATGCGGATCGCAAGGGGAAGTACCAGGGGCAGGTGGGGGTGACGGTTCCGAGGCTGTGATGCCCCCGGCGGTTGAAACCGCTGCAACAACCGCGGGAAGCCTGCCTTCGCAGGCTCCGGGGGGCGGGGGGTGGTGCCGGGCGGCGGGCACCGGCGTTACGCGACCGGGGGATGAATCCCCCGGCTGGAACCACGGGAAGCCCACTGAAGTGGGCTCTCGCGCCGCAGCCAGTCCGCGCAGGCGGACATTGCGTGGTTCCAGCGGCGAATTCATTCGCTCATGGACCCGCGCCCCTGCCCGCACCGGCCTTCGCGACGCGCCGGGATCTCGCCCGAGAGTCCGCGCAGGCGGACTTTGTGCTGTTGTTGCCGCGAGTTCACTCGCCAGGGCACACCCCAGGCACGGCCCACGGCCCGACTCCTGCCGAGGCCAGCGTAAACGGGCGTAGCCGCGCCGACATTGCATACCGCATCCACGATGACCACCCAGCTCCCGGTGACACCCCAGCATCTCGACGCGATCCGCGAGATCGTGAACATCGGGGCCGGCCACGCCGCCACCAACCTGTCGCAGCTCACGGGGCTTACCGTGATGATCTCCGTGCCGCGCATCCAGTGGGTGACGCGCGCGGCGCTCATCGCGTCGCTGCCCGGCGATGGCGAGCTGGTGCTGATCAGCGTACCCATCGTGGGGGTTTCCGAGGAGGGGGGCGAGCAGGCGGCGCTCGTGCTGGCCAAGGAGACCGCGCTGCGCATGGTGGCGCTGATGATGCGCCGCGACCCATCGCGCCATACCGAGATCGGGGCGCTGGAGCTCTCGGCGCTCAACGAGATGGGGAACATCGTGTGCGCGGCGTACGTGGGCGTGCTGGGGACGTTCCTCAACAAGGGCGTGATGATCGGCACCCCCGTCCTCACCGCGGGCGACCGGGAGCGGGTGGGGCGCGACGCGGTGGACGGGCTCCTGATCGAGACCGACTTCACCTTCCTGGATACGACGTTCGAAGGGGTCTTCGTCCTGAGCCACGCCGACGTCTCCTTCGCCTCGCTGCTGCGCGCGCTCGGCTTCAAGGACGTCGCCGAGAGCGCGTCCTGATCCCGTGACTCCCTTCTCGGCCGAGGCGCGCACGGAGCACTGGAACGCGCTCGGGCGCGGGACGTGGGACCTGCTGGTGATCGGCGGGGGGATCACGGGCGCCGGGGTGGCGCGCGACGCGGCCGGGCGCGGGCTGCGGGTGGCGCTGGTGGACGCGGGCGACATCGCGCAGGGCACCAGCAGCCGCTCGTCGCGGCTGATCCACGGAGGGCTCCGCTACCTGGAGACCTTCGACTTCCGCCTCGTCTTCGAGGCCAGCGCGGAGCGGCGCCGCCTCCTGGCGCTGGCCCCGCACCTGGTGCACCCCCTCCCCTTCCTCTTCCCCGTCTTCCGCAACGGCCCCGTAGGGCGCCGCAAGCTGCAGGCGGGGATGTGGCTGTACGACCTCCTCTCGCTCTTTCGCAACATCTCGCGGCACCGCATGCTCTCGCCCAAGGCCGTCGCCGCCGCGGAGCCCGCGCTGCGCTCCGAGGGCGTGAGGGGCGCCGCGCTCTACTACGATGCATCGGTGGACGACGCGCGGCTGGCGCTGGCCAACGCGCGCGGCGCCCACGAGTCCGGCGCCGCCGTGGTGCCGCACGCGGAGGTGACCGGCTTCCTGCGCGAAGGGGCGCGGGTGGCGGGTGTGCGCGTGCGCGACCGGCTGGGCGGCGGCGTGGCGGAGGTGCGGGCGCGGGTAATCCTGAACGCCACGGGTCCCTGGAGCGACATCGTGCGGCGCCTGGCGGACCCCGGCACCAAGCCGCGGCTGCGCACCACCAAGGGCGTCCACATCATGGTCCCCGCCGAGCGGCTGGGGAACCGCGGCGCCATCACCTTCCGCTCCCCCGTAGACGGGCGGGTGATGTTCGTGCTGCCGTGGGGCGACTTCTCGTACGTGGGGACCACCGACACCGACTTCCGCGGCTCCCCCGCCGACGTGCGCGCGGACGAGGCCGACGTGTGCTACCTGCTGGAGTCCGCCAACTCCATCTTCCCCGCCGCGCGGCTGACGGCGGAGGACGTGGTGAGCACCTGGGCCGGCCTGCGCCCCCTCCTCGCGCCGCTCGACACGGAGGGCGGCCGTTCGGAGAGCGCCACGTCGCGCGAGCACGAGATCTGGCAGGACCGTAGCGGACTCCTCAACATCGCGGGCGGCAAGCTGACCACCTACCGCGTGATGGCGGCCGAGGTGGCGGACGAGGCGGCGCGCATCCTCCGGGAACGGCACGGCGTCGCGAGCGGGAGCTCCCTCACCGAGGACCTTCCCCTTCCCGCGGCCCCGAGCGAGCCGTGGGACGACTTCGCCGCGCGCATCCGCCAAGAGGCCGCCGCCGTGGGTCTGGACGAAGCGGCCGCCACGCACCTTGCCCGCTTCTATGGCGACGAGGCGGGCGCGGTGCTGGACGAGATCCGGCGCGAACCCGAGCTGGGCACGCGGCTGATCCCCGGGCTCCCCTACCTGCGAGCCGAGATCGCGCGGGCGGTTCGCTGCGAGATGGCGATGACGCTGGAGGACCTGCTGGTGCGCCGCCTCCACATCTTCTACGAGGCGCGCGACGGCGGCCTTTCCGTGGCGCGCAAGGTGGCGGAGCGGATGGCGGACGAGCCGGGGATCGGCTGGAGCGCGGCGGAGATCGAGCGCCAGGTGGAGCACTACCGCCGCGCGGTGGAGGCGACGCGCGGCTTCGGCGCCGCCTGAGCCGTGATCCGGCCCGCGCGCCCCTACCCCGTCGACCGGCGCAAGCGGGCGCGGAAGGCATCGCTCCGCTACCGGATCAGCTCGGCCGCGCAGCACCCACTCCGCAGGCTGCAGATCGCACTTCTGGCCCTCTTCCTCGTCATGGCGGGGAGCACCCTCTTCTACCGCTTCGTGGAGGGGATGGGGTGGGTCGATGCGCTGTACATGACGGTGATCACCGTCGCCACGGTGGGGTTCGGCGAAACGGAGCCGCTGTCGCAGGGCGGGCGCCTCTTCACCATCGGGCTGATCATGGTGGGGGTGGGCGTGGGCGCGTGGGCCGCCGGGAACGCGATCGAGGTGATGCTGGGGCAGACGTACTGGCTGACCGTGGAGAGGCGGAAGATGACGCAGCGCATCGAGAACCTGAGCGACCACTTCGTCGTCTGCGGCTACGGGCGGCTGGGCACCCGCATCGTGCGCGACCTGATGGTGCGCGGCGAGTCGTTCCTGGTGATCGACGAGAAGGAGGAGTTCGAGGAGCGCCTCCTCGCGGAGGGGATCCCCCACCTGATCGGCGACGCCACACACGACGGCGTCCTGGAGGCGGCCGGCGTGGCGCGGGCGCGCGGGCTGGTGGCCGCCCTGGACTCCGACGCCAACAACGTCCTCACGGTCCTCACCGCGCGCGGCCTCAACCCAAAGCTCCTCGTCGTTTCGCGCGCCAACAGCGACGCCAGCGAGTCGAAGCTGCGCCGCGCCGGCGCGGACCGCGTGGTCACCCCCGAGGACATCGGGGGGCACCGGCTTGCGCTCGCCCTCCTGCGCCCCGCCGTGCACGACCTGTTCACCGAGATGTTCAGCTTCGGGATGAACGTGGCGGTCGACGTGGGGCAGATCACCATCGCCCCCGACTCCCCTTTCGCGGGCCAGACGGTGGCGCGCTGCGACCTGCGCCGCATGCGCAACGTGAGCATCCTGGCCATCCGCGACACCGCCGGCGCCTTTGCCCTCAACCCCGACGCCCAGCGCGTCCTCAGCGCCGGGGAGACGCTGATCGTGATCGGGCCTGCCGAGGCCGTGTACGAGCTGGAGGCGATGTACGGGGGGGATTGAGGGGGGGCGGGATTGGCCAGGTGGGCTGGGCCGGTTCCGGTTTACCGGGGGCTAAAGCCCCCGGCTGGAACTATGGGAAGACCGCTGAAGCGGTCTGCGAGACCGCCACCAGTCCGCGCAGGCGGACTTCGCGCGTTTCCAGCCGCGAATTCATTCGCTCCTGGTGCGGACCTCACGCCGCACAGAGTTGGAAGCGCCGAACGAATCTCGCCCCCGAGTCCGCGCAGGCGGACTTTGTGCTGTTGTTGCCGCGAGTTCACTCGCCCTGCATCAAGGCCCCGGCTCCAGGCTACACCAAAACACGACGGGCCCGGCATCGCGCCGGGCCCGTCGTCGTCATCATTCCACGCGCCTGCGCCGGAGGTGAACCCGCTGCCGCGCACTCCGGATCACGGGGTGCGCAGCGGAACGTCGAACCTCCCCTCGCGCACTTCCAGGTCCGGCAATTCCCTGCCCTCCAGCCTGGTGCTGAAGGTGCCGCGGAGCCGGCCGTTGACCGCGTCCGTGATCGTTACCGTCGCGGAGACGTTGTCCCAAATGTTCGGCGGGGGGGGATAGAGGGTCGACGCACCCGGCCATTCGCCAGCCGAATAGCTTACGAAGACGCAGCGCTCGCACCCCTGCCCGAACGTGTACGTGCCCACTTCGGAGTCGCTCAGCGACAGGATCAGTTGTTCGTACCGATTGCCGGACACCACGATGCCAGCGACTCCCACGCTCCGGCCGAAATCCGGATGATGGTAGACGGTAGCGGACGCGCAGACGGGCGAAGGGTCCGGTCGGCATTCACCGCGTACACTGAAGCGCTTCCCTCCACCGAACGTGGCGACAAGCTCTCCTTCGGTGCCGGTGAGCTCCCGGGCGCCCGAGGGGTCCTCGCAGCCGGCGGCGAGGAACAGGCAGAGTGCTGCGAGGGCATGGCGTCTCAATTCAAAACTCCTGGGCTGATGGCTGCCACCGGAAGCAGGCGAAGCGGGCGGTGAGTGTCCCCGCAGCGCCTCGGCCGTCGTCTCACGCCACCGCCGTTTCCGCCGGGCTGTACCCGATGCAGCGCAGCACCGGAATCGGCGGGTACTTGCGGAAGCGGGGGTCCACCTCGGAGAGCTCGCAAAGGTAGAAGCGCGAGCCCTTGCGCGTGTCCACGAAGCGCACGTTGCGGCAGCTCTCGCAGAGGCCGGCAGGCGGTGTCTCGTTCGTCAACCGGCGACGCGGGGGGCGGGGGGCGGCTCCGCCGCGCGCGGACGGAGCCACGTCTGCAGGGCGTAGCTGAAGAAGAGGAACACCCCGCCGAAGCCCAGGAAGAGCAGGATGCGGTAGATCGCCTCCAGCGCCGCCAGGTCCACCAGGAAGAGCTTGGCGACGACCACCAGCAGGGTGGCGAGCGCCGTTTTCTCCACCAGCGGGCGGGAGCGCGCCATACCGAAGAGGAGGAGCCCCAGCGCGTACGCGCCCCACGCCACCGTCGCGAAGCCCTCGCCGCCATCCATCCGCGCCAGCTCGCGCCACAGGAAGCCGAGCAGCGCGGCGTGGACGAAGTAGCGGTAGGCGAGCATCTCCCGGCGCCGGTGCACGAGGTACGACGCCGCGAACCCGCACGCCAGCACCAGCACCGTCGTGGCCGAGTTCGCCAGCCCCGCCCCGGCGTCCACGGTGAGGCGGATGAGCAGCCAGGCTCCGGCGCCGATGTACGCCTTGTGCGCCGTCCAGCGCAGCGCGATCCCGCCGCCCTTCCCCGCGAGCGCGTGAAGCGCCAGCGCCTGGACCGCGATCCCGGCCAGCAGCACGTTCCCTTCGAGCGCGCCGATCATCCCCACCGTCAGCATCACCGACGCGGCGAGCGCGAGCACCCGCGCCAGCCGCCGGTCTCGCGTCCAGAGGAGGTAGGCGGCGGCGGCGTAGAGCGCCGAGCCCGCCATCGCCGCGGCGCCCCACTGCTCCCGGAGGAGCGTCCACACGAGGCCGGTGACCAGGAGCGCGGCGCCGGGCGGCACCAGCGCGACGCCGTACCAGTGCAACGCGTCTAGGTCGGACCAGCGGCGCTCGGACTTCAAGCGCAGGCGCGCCAGGAGCGGCAGGAGCCCCGTACAGGCCCAGGCGAACACCGCCGCGCCCTGCAGCACCCACGCGTCGGCGGCGACGAGGCGGTCCGGAAGCGCCACGTGGTACGCGTAGCGGCACAGCAGCACCCACCCGAACGCCAACGTCGTCCACAGCACCCAGCGCCAGCTCCGCTTCAGGTGCAGCGCCGCCGTCCAGCCGATGATGATGCAGGTGTAGATGGCGAGGCCGCGCGGCGTGCCGTACGAGAGGCCCAGCAGCAGCGGCGTCCCCAGCCCGCCGATGGCGCCCATGATGCCGAGCGCCGGCTCGTCTTTGCGCAGCGCCAGCCAGAAGGCG
Proteins encoded in this region:
- a CDS encoding 2Fe-2S iron-sulfur cluster-binding protein; the encoded protein is MADATPKANPETVRCTIDGMELEVPKGTRIIDAAARAGIDVPHYCYHPGLSAPAQCRMCLVEVEKAPKLQPSCTATVADGNVIHTQSEKALEARKGVLEFYLVNHPLDCPVCDQSGECKLQDYTAAEGRAMGRLKEPKRVQGRDDFGGDVLFNADRCVMCTRCVRFMREVAQDERL
- the nuoF gene encoding NADH-quinone oxidoreductase subunit NuoF; the protein is MAYPYRHPSEVLVLSKYFGDPEARTLKGWEARGGYAPLRKALGMTPAEIVNEVKASGLRGRGGAGFPTGVKWSFMPQKSDKPHYLLCNADESEPGTFKDRELIRWTPHALVEGCLIGAYAIRAEHAYIYIRGEFFEPAQILARAIEEAYAAGYAGKNVMGSGIDLDITLHIGAGAYICGEETGLMNSLEGRRGEPRIKPPFPAISGAFGKPSAINNVETLIAAAHIVQNGAEWYKQWGTEKSTGTKLFCVSGHVKRPGNYEVPLGFNFREFIYDVCGGTASGRPIKSVIPGGSSVPMLTADELDIGMDYEAMAAAGTMLGCGSVIIMDDTTNIVKQVRRMVDFYAHESCGQCTPCREGTAWAAKILRRIENGRGTQEDLDTLISISDNMSGKTICVLSDAAAAPIVSSIEKFRGDYLKMMHAGAGVPVASAIAL
- a CDS encoding NAD(P)H-dependent oxidoreductase subunit E, which codes for MTQHGGKLDSPPSSWPAALQNPGFAGDTGEFPALTADDVRGISYVGIRPEDGGHASVAGTMPYQVPPKQPEGPIFAGPYEERLQKVLSRYPDRQAALLPALHLAHELRGHLSPESMDEVAARLELPPAYVRGVASFYTMYNLGPVGKYLVQVCTNISCNLCGGDAVLEAFLEHTNTEMGMVSEDGRFTVIEAECLGACGFPTVVQINERFYENIRPEEVPAVLESLK
- the nuoD gene encoding NADH dehydrogenase (quinone) subunit D, which translates into the protein MSSKLRRVVYNVARNPELSSGGSLVHAPIVPFVGEEARVQEDIAGEHMLINIGPQHPATHGVLRLVLELDGETVVRCIPHIGYLHSSFEKLGEYRDWNQVVPLTDRMDYLAPLIYNCAYAMAVEKLMGVEVTERCKVVRLICMELDRIFSHLLWLGTTAIDLGAFTVFLYTFQQRELIYDLHEAFTGARITTSSTRIGGMMADLPAGWIDQLDKWIEGFLPVLDEVDTLLTNNGIWIGRTQGVGSISAADAVNWGLSGPNLRASGVPYDVRKDRPYYDMDSYDFDVPVGEHGDIYDRYLCRMEEMRQSVLLLRQFIRRLPGGPINVDDPRVILPPKTAAMNDMESMIHHFKLVMEGVRAPVGESWFSVESSKGELGMYVVSDGGSKPVRWRVRGPSFINIAALPHMIEGALLSDVIAVNASLDIVLGEIDR
- a CDS encoding NADH-quinone oxidoreductase subunit C: MTQNDAFKKGLDDLDAGPRPSDAGDAGAPPQAGGLPPHPSVEALRERFGDAVLRHELVSGDEHIVYVLPDRNVEILQFLRDEPGHRYDFLQDLTAVDYGGGRMIQVVYQLWSIENKLNLRVKAELPLDGLEIQSVYYLWRAADWLEREVYDMFGVVFTGHPDLRRILMPYNYAEGHPLRKDFPLRGRFSRAEQTRRALNLRTEDHYSPRELEIAHVLGQSVPDPFGKSETNSGQQQFGGMGGGG
- the nuoB gene encoding NADH-quinone oxidoreductase subunit NuoB, which translates into the protein MGLNENTNPQPITKPADAVMPAPEGGIFSGSPSFLTTKLDTVVNWARENSIWPMPFGTACCAIEMMATAATRYDLARFGMERMSFSPRQADLLICAGRVSYKMAPVLRKIWEQMPSPKWAISMGACASTGGVFDVYSMVQGIDTIIPVDVYVPGCPPRPEGLMYGILMIQEKIRRSSPTAQDEWNAVDQLPEGASYLPDEVINNITVQFGNSTNQNRPGGLMSTGAVVRVQDRRP
- the ndhC gene encoding NADH-quinone oxidoreductase subunit A, with protein sequence MLRSYLPALIMLAISVANAIFMVVLSTVLSPGGKTKVKSAPYESGMDPLGGTRERFSVKFYMVAILFIVFDVETVFLLPWAVSLRPLGWGGFASAMIFIFILTVGLVYEWKKGALEWD
- the dcd gene encoding dCTP deaminase — encoded protein: MSLKSDRWIRQMAREHAMIAPFEDAQVRKGTISYGVSSYGYDMRVAREFKIFTNVNNAIVDPKNFDDASFVNFEGDVCIVPPNSFALARSVEYFRIPRNVLTLCVGKSTYARCGIITNVTPFEPEWEGFVTLEISNTTPLPARIYANEGIAQVLFFESDEPCEVSYADRKGKYQGQVGVTVPRL
- a CDS encoding chemotaxis protein CheC yields the protein MTTQLPVTPQHLDAIREIVNIGAGHAATNLSQLTGLTVMISVPRIQWVTRAALIASLPGDGELVLISVPIVGVSEEGGEQAALVLAKETALRMVALMMRRDPSRHTEIGALELSALNEMGNIVCAAYVGVLGTFLNKGVMIGTPVLTAGDRERVGRDAVDGLLIETDFTFLDTTFEGVFVLSHADVSFASLLRALGFKDVAESAS